From a single Raphanus sativus cultivar WK10039 chromosome 3, ASM80110v3, whole genome shotgun sequence genomic region:
- the LOC108844254 gene encoding heterogeneous nuclear ribonucleoprotein 1, with amino-acid sequence MESDLGKLFIGGISWDTDEERLREYFTNYGEVVEAVIMRDRATGRARGFGFIVFADHSVAERVILEKHIIDGRTVEAKKAVPRDDHQQVLKRHATPMHLMSPGGNRTKKIFVGGLPSSITEAEFKNYFDQFGTVCDVVVMYDHNTQRPRGFGFITFDSDDAVDRVLHKTFHELNGKLVEVKRAVPKEVSLVSNIRSPLHGAASGGGGYGGGGANRMTVNNSYFNNFAPGPPGGYYNNLGGGGSVLGGRFSPVIGSGRLNLNLNPSYDGTDSSAFAFNRFPNNPYFNGPSPNRYTSPIGQNRTESLYSSSSNIDLWGNRSDPAGPGWNLNVSNGNNRGNWGLPSSAVVGNDDNGYGGNFRTGSGLSGSPFEGSSIGGLYRGGSVYSDSTWQLQQQQLLPQSSQELDAFSYGYDIDNVGSDPNDSEGYNVGNRQTNRGIEA; translated from the exons ATGGAATCGGATCTAGGGAAGCTCTTCATTGGTGGCATCTCATGGGACACAGACGAAGAAAGGCTAAGAGAGTATTTCACCAACTATGGTGAGGTGGTCGAAGCTGTGATCATGAGAGACCGTGCCACGGGACGCGCACGTGGCTTCGGATTCATCGTCTTTGCTGATCATAGCGTTGCAGAGAGAGTCATCTTGGAGAAACACATCATCGATGGCCGCACG GTTGAGGCCAAGAAGGCTGTGCCTAGAGACGATCATCAGCAGGTGTTGAAACGACACGCTACTCCTATGCACCTTATGTCACCTGGTGGCAACAGGACAAAGAAGATCTTTGTAGGAGGGTTACCGTCTAGCATTACAGAGGCGGAGTTCAAGAACTACTTTGATCAGTTCGGTACAGTTTGTGACGTTGTGGTGATGTATGACCACAACACGCAGAGGCCAAGAGGGTTTGGCTTCATTACTTTTGATTCTGATGATGCTGTTGATAGGGTTCTCCACAAGACGTTCCATGAGCTCAATGGGAAGCTAGTTGAGGTCAAAAGAGCTGTCCCCAAGGAGGTCTCGCTTGTTTCCAACATCCGGAGCCCGCTTCATGGTGCTGCTAGTGGTGGTGGCGGCTATGGAGGTGGTGGGGCTAATAGGATGACTGTTAATAATAGCTACTTCAACAACTTTGCTCCTGGACCTCCTGGTGGTTATTACAACAATCTAGGAGGAGGTGGCTCTGTTCTTGGTGGTCGGTTTAGTCCTGTTATTGGTAGCGGTAGATTGAATTTGAACTTGAATCCTAGCTACGATGGAACAGATTCTTCTGCGTTTGCGTTTAATCGTTTCCCTAACAACCCTTACTTCAACGGCCCTTCTCCAAACCGTTACACCTCTCCAATAGGGCAAAACAGAACCGAATCTCTATACAGTTCTTCTAGCAACATAGACTTGTGGGGGAACAGAAGTGACCCTGCAGGTCCTGGATGGAACTTGAATGTGTCTAATGGTAACAACAGAGGGAACTGGGGACTGCCTTCTTCTGCTGTTGTTGGTAATGATGACAATGGTTATGGGGGAAACTTCAGGACTGGCTCAGGACTTTCCGGGTCCCCTTTTGAAGGTTCTTCTATAGGGGGGTTGTACAGAGGCGGTTCGGTTTATAGCGACTCAACGTGGCAGCTACAGCAGCAGCAGCTACTACCACAGTCTTCTCAGGAGCTAGACGCTTTCTCTTACGGTTATGACATTGACAATGTAGGCTCAGACCCTAATGACTCAGAAGGTTACAATGTTGGAAATAGACAAACTAATAGAG GTATTGAGGCATAG
- the LOC108847835 gene encoding uncharacterized protein LOC108847835, whose translation MDSPQSVVSPFKTGEPETEITTSVQRQQSSGNQSNNIKSNGKDSISCGQQQDPVGGTLEVYVHQARDIQNICIYHKQDVYAKLCLTSHPENSVSTKTINGGGRNPVFDDKVKLDVRALDASLKCEIYMMSRVKNYLEDQLLGFALVPLSELLFKNGKLEKEFSLSSTDLYHSPAGFVQLSLSYNGSYPEVMAFPSMASSVSVDEAIKNQEGSESVPDELEKIEFPDPNVANENEKMVSEYIEMSCSTIESETSDIEKHVTSSVTSVMKQDSPESSSNAANGAASPHASAHSATETPNRDHLSLVNSKADSQESESEASAETSTEEKTVVKPIISVRRVETESKVVQQDIVDMYMKSMQQFTDSLAKMKLPLDIDSPTVSEDSSSGDSQKLPTPKSSNKGSRVFYGSRAFF comes from the coding sequence ATGGACTCCCCACAATCTGTTGTTTCACCATTCAAGACTGGTGAACCCGAGACTGAGATCACAACTTCTGTGCAGAGGCAGCAGAGCTCTGGAAACCAATCAAACAACATCAAATCCAATGGAAAAGATTCCATCAGCTGTGGCCAACAACAAGACCCTGTTGGTGGTACTCTTGAGGTTTATGTGCATCAGGCAAGAGACATCCAAAACATTTGCATATACCACAAGCAAGACGTGTACGCCAAGCTTTGCCTCACAAGCCATCCTGAAAACTCTGTCTCCACCAAAACCATCAACGGTGGTGGGAGGAATCCTGTTTTCGACGACAAAGTCAAGCTTGACGTCAGGGCTTTGGACGCTTCCCTCAAGTGTGAGATTTACATGATGAGCAGGGTGAAGAACTATCTCGAAGACCAGCTTCTTGGTTTTGCTTTGGTTCCTTTGTCTGAGCTGCTCTTCAAGAATGGGAAACTTGAGAAAGAGTTCTCTCTTTCTTCCACTGATCTGTACCATTCACCAGCTGGTTTTGTTCAGCTGTCTCTCTCCTACAATGGGTCCTACCCTGAAGTGATGGCTTTTCCCTCTATGGCTTCTTCTGTTTCTGTTGATGAAGCTATCAAGAATCAAGAAGGGTCTGAATCAGTTCCGGATGAGTTGGAGAAGATAGAGTTTCCTGATCCTAATGTTGCAAATGAAAACGAGAAGATGGTTTCTGAGTACATTGAGATGTCCTGTTCCACTATAGAGTCTGAAACTTCTGATATTGAGAAGCATGTAACCAGTTCTGTCACTTCTGTAATGAAGCAAGATTCACCTGAGAGCAGCAGCAATGCAGCAAATGGAGCTGCTTCTCCTCACGCTTCAGCTCACTCCGCCACAGAAACACCAAACCGTGATCATCTCTCTCTGGTGAACTCCAAAGCGGATTCTCAGGAGTCAGAGAGTGAGGCTTCAGCTGAGACATCAACCGAGGAGAAGACTGTTGTGAAACCTATCATCAGTGTGAGGAGGGTTGAGACAGAGTCAAAGGTGGTGCAGCAGGATATAGTCGACATGTACATGAAAAGCATGCAACAGTTTACTGATTCACTTGCTAAGATGAAGCTTCCTCTGGACATTGATAGCCCAACAGTGTCCGAGGATTCAAGCTCTGGTGATTCTCAGAAGCTGCCAACACCAAAGAGCAGCAACAAAGGATCTCGTGTGTTCTATGGGAGCAGAGCTTTCTTCTGA